From Candidatus Woesearchaeota archaeon, one genomic window encodes:
- the rpmC gene encoding 50S ribosomal protein L29, protein MKNLKNKELAQLSTGELSSKLGEVRKEIMKDNAQVAMRTIPKNPGLLRTNKKMVARILGLLNKKISGTKKDKKSISGMKHKEE, encoded by the coding sequence ATGAAGAATCTGAAGAATAAGGAATTAGCGCAGTTGTCTACAGGAGAATTAAGCAGCAAATTAGGAGAGGTCAGAAAAGAGATTATGAAAGATAATGCTCAGGTTGCTATGCGTACTATTCCGAAGAATCCCGGATTATTAAGAACAAATAAAAAAATGGTAGCTAGAATATTGGGTTTATTGAATAAAAAAATATCTGGAACAAAAAAAGATAAAAAATCAATTTCAGGTATGAAACATAAGGAGGAATAA
- a CDS encoding translation initiation factor — protein sequence MSEVCTQCGLPKELCVCETIAKESQSIKVYSIKKKFGKLYTVIEGIDEKDIDLKDMAKKLKAKLACGGTAKEGKIELQGNHGQRVKGILINLGFAKEMIEVR from the coding sequence ATGTCAGAAGTTTGTACACAATGCGGCTTGCCTAAAGAACTCTGTGTTTGTGAGACAATTGCAAAAGAAAGTCAATCAATCAAAGTTTATTCAATTAAAAAAAAATTTGGAAAACTTTATACCGTAATTGAAGGGATTGACGAAAAAGATATCGATTTGAAAGATATGGCAAAAAAGCTTAAAGCAAAACTTGCTTGCGGCGGAACTGCCAAAGAGGGTAAAATCGAATTGCAAGGCAATCATGGACAACGGGTAAAAGGCATTTTAATCAATTTAGGATTTGCCAAAGAAATGATTGAAGTAAGATAA
- a CDS encoding 30S ribosomal protein S17 yields the protein MECNDINCPEHGRLKTKGATFYGSVISDKMNKTVTVQWPRKIYIPKYERYQIRLSKIKAHNPPCINAKMGDYVKIKETRPLSKTKNFVVEEILGQKEYVQIQHQELLTKTEREKAKVKKTPQIDESEEQ from the coding sequence ATGGAATGCAACGACATAAATTGTCCGGAACACGGCAGGCTTAAAACAAAAGGCGCAACGTTTTATGGTAGTGTTATCTCTGATAAAATGAATAAAACAGTAACTGTGCAGTGGCCTAGAAAAATTTACATTCCAAAATATGAAAGATACCAAATAAGGTTAAGCAAGATTAAAGCCCATAACCCGCCATGCATAAATGCAAAAATGGGGGATTATGTAAAAATTAAAGAAACAAGACCCTTAAGTAAAACTAAAAATTTCGTAGTAGAAGAAATATTAGGACAAAAGGAATACGTTCAAATCCAACACCAAGAATTATTGACAAAAACAGAAAGGGAGAAAGCTAAAGTTAAGAAAACTCCTCAAATTGATGAGAGTGAAGAACAATGA
- a CDS encoding 50S ribosomal protein L14 has translation MKPVSSRITRALPVEAVIDVCDNSGAKRIKIFAVKGHKTVKGRLQAAGIGDMVYAAVKAGKPEMKKQTVNAIIVRQKKEFRRADGTRVKFEDNAAIILKDDKGNPKGTMVKGPVAKEVTLRWPMVAKICKIVV, from the coding sequence ATGAAGCCAGTATCATCAAGGATAACAAGAGCATTGCCTGTAGAAGCGGTAATTGATGTTTGCGATAATTCAGGAGCCAAACGTATTAAAATTTTTGCAGTGAAAGGACATAAAACCGTTAAAGGAAGGTTACAGGCTGCAGGAATTGGAGACATGGTATATGCGGCAGTTAAAGCAGGTAAACCGGAAATGAAAAAGCAAACAGTTAATGCAATCATTGTAAGACAAAAAAAAGAATTTAGACGGGCTGATGGCACCAGAGTAAAGTTTGAAGATAATGCGGCAATAATTTTAAAAGATGATAAAGGAAATCCTAAAGGAACGATGGTAAAAGGTCCTGTTGCAAAAGAAGTGACCTTAAGATGGCCCATGGTTGCAAAAATTTGCAAAATAGTTGTATAA
- the rplX gene encoding 50S ribosomal protein L24, with product MVNTKFSRTWKSSKLPRKQRKYLKNAPLHIRRKFVKSHLSKDLMKKYSTRSIQLKKGDKVKILRGQFSGKTGKVNKINLKLSKIYIEGVESFKKDGNKSFYPIHASNLLILELMTEDKKRFKTLNVKVVKSGGKNHG from the coding sequence ATGGTAAACACAAAATTTTCAAGGACATGGAAAAGCAGCAAATTGCCTCGCAAACAGAGGAAATATTTGAAAAATGCACCTCTTCACATTAGACGTAAATTTGTAAAATCCCATTTATCAAAAGATCTTATGAAAAAATATTCAACAAGGAGCATACAATTAAAAAAAGGTGATAAAGTTAAAATTTTGAGGGGGCAATTTTCAGGTAAAACTGGAAAAGTGAATAAAATAAATCTTAAACTTTCAAAAATTTATATTGAGGGCGTAGAATCTTTTAAAAAAGATGGCAATAAATCATTTTATCCCATACATGCTTCAAATTTATTGATATTAGAATTAATGACTGAGGATAAAAAAAGATTCAAAACATTGAACGTAAAAGTTGTAAAGTCCGGAGGAAAAAACCATGGTTAA
- a CDS encoding 30S ribosomal protein S4e yields the protein MVKNHLKTISAPKTWPVKRKEKIWVTKPNSGPHALQNSLSLNFVLKNFLKLAKTTKEVKYILQTHEILVDGVRRKDPKFNIGLMDTLFISPLKKNYRLLFNKYGKIDFIEISEEESKIKILSILGKHCIKGKFQLNLFDGRNILTDKNEYKIRDSLLLELPSQKILKTLPLKKGSYIFIVGGKNLGAYGKIEEIQDKHLIFKHGSKFVKTLKKYGFVIGEDKPEITLIK from the coding sequence ATGGTTAAGAACCATTTAAAAACAATCTCGGCGCCTAAAACTTGGCCAGTAAAAAGAAAAGAAAAAATTTGGGTTACTAAACCTAATTCCGGACCGCATGCATTACAAAATTCATTATCATTGAATTTTGTTTTAAAAAATTTTTTAAAACTTGCAAAAACAACTAAAGAAGTTAAATATATTTTACAAACACATGAGATTTTAGTAGACGGTGTAAGAAGAAAAGATCCTAAATTTAACATTGGGTTAATGGATACATTATTTATATCCCCTTTAAAAAAGAATTATAGGTTATTATTTAATAAATATGGTAAAATCGATTTTATCGAAATTTCAGAGGAGGAATCCAAAATTAAAATTTTATCTATATTGGGTAAACATTGCATTAAGGGAAAATTTCAACTTAATTTATTTGATGGAAGAAATATATTAACGGATAAAAATGAGTATAAAATCCGAGATTCACTTTTATTGGAATTGCCTTCACAAAAAATCTTGAAAACATTACCCCTTAAAAAAGGTTCATATATTTTCATTGTAGGAGGTAAAAATTTAGGGGCCTATGGCAAAATTGAGGAAATTCAAGATAAACATTTAATATTCAAGCATGGAAGTAAATTTGTAAAAACTTTAAAAAAGTATGGTTTCGTGATAGGTGAAGATAAACCAGAGATAACATTAATCAAATAA
- a CDS encoding 50S ribosomal protein L5, translated as MNIMRQLRIEKITLNIGAGKDQARLEKGIKLLKMVTGIEPVKTMSKKRIPGWGLRVGLPIGCKLTLRKDKAIEILKNLLMAKENKLYDYQFDNLGNLAFGLSEYVDIPNMKYNPEIGIMGLEICVTMERPGFRVKTRRLKTKKIPQKHRISKNESIDFMKNEFNIKVLANGEE; from the coding sequence ATGAACATAATGAGACAACTTAGGATAGAGAAAATTACTCTTAACATAGGTGCTGGCAAAGATCAAGCTAGACTGGAGAAGGGGATAAAACTGCTTAAAATGGTTACAGGTATTGAACCTGTAAAGACCATGTCTAAAAAAAGAATTCCGGGCTGGGGTCTTAGAGTGGGATTGCCAATTGGATGTAAATTGACATTAAGAAAAGATAAGGCTATTGAGATATTGAAAAATTTACTCATGGCTAAGGAAAATAAATTATATGATTATCAATTTGATAACTTAGGAAATTTGGCTTTTGGTTTATCTGAATATGTGGATATTCCAAATATGAAATATAATCCGGAGATTGGAATCATGGGTCTAGAAATCTGTGTTACGATGGAAAGGCCAGGTTTTAGAGTAAAAACAAGACGTCTAAAAACTAAAAAGATTCCTCAAAAGCACAGAATATCAAAAAATGAATCAATTGATTTTATGAAAAATGAGTTCAATATAAAAGTATTGGCAAATGGCGAGGAATAA
- a CDS encoding 30S ribosomal protein S14: MMKQLEVKPAKLKKFVKHNAPKERSCGIATKRCSRCGRIRGHIDKYGIDLCRQCFRDVATKIGFKKYN; the protein is encoded by the coding sequence ATGATGAAACAGCTGGAAGTTAAGCCTGCAAAATTAAAAAAATTTGTTAAACATAATGCCCCTAAAGAAAGAAGCTGCGGAATTGCAACAAAAAGATGTTCAAGATGCGGCAGAATAAGGGGACATATTGACAAATATGGCATTGATTTATGCCGACAATGTTTTAGAGATGTTGCAACAAAAATCGGTTTTAAGAAATACAATTAA
- a CDS encoding 30S ribosomal protein S8 — translation MTLNDPLSNALSKILNAEQSSKSVCVVKSSKIIKEVLNLMNQRGYLGEYKEVVTSKGNFLEVNLLKQINKCGVIKPRFPVNKSQIEKYEKRYLPAKDFGFIIVSTNKGLLTHIETKLKNIGGRLIAYCY, via the coding sequence ATGACATTAAATGATCCATTATCAAATGCATTATCCAAGATATTAAATGCTGAACAATCAAGTAAATCTGTTTGTGTAGTGAAATCTTCAAAAATAATCAAAGAGGTACTTAACCTAATGAATCAGCGCGGATATCTCGGGGAATATAAAGAAGTGGTGACTAGTAAAGGCAACTTTTTAGAAGTAAACTTATTAAAGCAAATTAACAAATGTGGGGTTATTAAACCGCGCTTCCCTGTAAATAAATCTCAAATTGAAAAATATGAAAAAAGATATTTACCTGCAAAAGATTTTGGATTTATTATCGTTTCAACAAACAAAGGCTTATTAACACATATTGAAACAAAATTAAAAAATATCGGAGGAAGGCTGATAGCTTATTGTT